The following proteins come from a genomic window of Nostoc sp. TCL26-01:
- a CDS encoding phycobilisome rod-core linker polypeptide: MSVKASGGSSVARPQLYQTLAVATITQAEQQDRFLGRGELDELASYFASGAKRLEIAQILTENSEIIVSRAANRIFVGGSPMAFLEKPREPELAMATVGGGRDVSEGMKLGTVTYVETRGGFLENLRSIFNTSPSGPTPVGFRPINIARYGPGNMAKSLRDLSWFLRYATYAIVAGDPNIIAVNTRGLREIIENACSGEATLVALQEIKSAALSYFRKDPEATEIVAQYMDVLLTEFKAPTPSNKLRQRPSSDQQGLQLPQIYFNAAERRPKFVMKPGLSASEKNEVVKAAYRQIFERDITRAYSLSISDIESKVKNGDISMKEFVRRLAKSPLYQKQFYQPFINSRVIELAFRHILGRGPSSREEVQKYFSIISNGGLSALVDALVDSAEYGDYFGEETVPYLRGLGQEAQECRNWGPQQDLFNYSAPFRKVPQFITTFAAYERPLPDQHPYGSGNDPLEIQFGAIFPKETRNPSTSPAPFGKDTRRILINQGPGIYNQVSNPGARGVAPGSLGPKVFKLDQIPSTIGKKAAKGASVKFSESSTQAVIRATYLQVFGRDVYEGQRLKVQEIKLENGEISIREFVRALAKSDLFRKMYWTSLYVCKAIEYIHRRLLGRPTYGRQENNKYFDIAAKKGFYAVVDAIIDSLEYTETFGEDTVPYERYLTPAGVALRQLRVGSIREDVANVTKEETPRFVELGTVTENRTEPDIDFRIKQGVTKQREQTKVFKLVAGKKDKASVKTVISAAYRQIFERDIAPYIAQNEFSAWESKLGNGEITVKEFVEGLGYSNLYLKEFYTPYPNTKVIELGTKHFLGRAPIDQAEIRKYNQILATQGIKAFINALVNSAEYREVFGEDTVPYRRFPTLPAANFPNTERLYNQLTKQNSDVVIPSFKPVQARIQSDKTPILAKAIADSAAKAREIDKTKPLFIELGRSYNDGRGQSVEVGVGTTRRKPARIYRVTDGTSQAEKQLVINAIYRQVLDVFSGQVPDYYRRKDLDSKLRNGEISVREFVRELASAEIYRKRFYAPYPNTKVIEFLFRHLLGRAPATQGEIRQYNKLLADSGLRAAVDTIVSSAEYSRYFGEDVVPYPRFPSLPAGNYLGSVQAAADLVKQSWSSLSPSTITSRASDR; encoded by the coding sequence ATGAGTGTTAAGGCGAGTGGTGGAAGCTCAGTTGCGCGCCCGCAACTATATCAAACCCTAGCTGTGGCAACAATTACCCAAGCGGAACAGCAAGACCGCTTTTTGGGCAGGGGTGAACTAGATGAACTAGCGAGTTATTTTGCATCTGGTGCAAAACGTCTAGAAATTGCCCAAATTCTCACAGAGAATTCGGAGATTATTGTTTCTCGTGCGGCAAACCGGATTTTTGTTGGTGGTTCACCGATGGCTTTTTTAGAAAAGCCCAGAGAACCAGAACTGGCAATGGCGACTGTCGGTGGTGGTCGAGATGTGAGCGAAGGAATGAAACTGGGAACAGTTACCTATGTGGAAACTCGTGGTGGCTTCCTAGAAAATTTACGCTCTATCTTCAACACATCACCCAGCGGCCCGACCCCAGTAGGCTTTAGACCAATTAACATTGCCCGTTATGGCCCTGGTAACATGGCTAAGAGCTTGCGGGACTTGTCCTGGTTCTTGCGCTATGCTACTTATGCGATCGTGGCTGGTGACCCCAACATTATTGCTGTGAATACACGGGGTTTACGGGAAATCATTGAAAATGCTTGCTCTGGTGAAGCAACCCTAGTGGCTTTGCAAGAAATTAAATCAGCAGCACTGTCTTATTTCCGCAAAGACCCAGAAGCTACAGAGATTGTGGCTCAATACATGGATGTGTTGCTCACAGAATTCAAAGCACCCACACCATCTAACAAACTGCGCCAGCGCCCCTCATCTGACCAACAAGGGTTACAACTACCGCAAATTTATTTCAATGCGGCAGAACGTCGTCCCAAGTTTGTCATGAAGCCTGGGTTGTCTGCTAGCGAAAAAAATGAAGTAGTCAAAGCAGCCTATCGGCAAATCTTTGAGCGTGATATTACTCGCGCTTACAGCTTGTCGATATCTGACATTGAATCTAAAGTCAAAAACGGCGACATCTCGATGAAAGAGTTTGTCCGTCGTTTAGCAAAATCTCCGCTTTACCAAAAACAGTTTTACCAACCTTTTATTAACAGCCGAGTTATCGAACTAGCTTTCCGTCACATTTTGGGACGGGGGCCAAGTAGCCGGGAAGAAGTACAAAAATACTTCTCAATTATTTCTAATGGTGGTCTATCAGCTCTTGTAGATGCTTTGGTAGATTCTGCGGAATACGGCGATTACTTTGGCGAGGAGACAGTACCTTACTTGCGCGGTTTGGGTCAAGAAGCCCAAGAATGTCGCAACTGGGGGCCACAGCAAGACCTGTTTAACTACAGTGCGCCTTTCCGCAAAGTACCTCAGTTTATTACAACCTTTGCTGCTTACGAGCGGCCATTGCCAGACCAGCATCCTTATGGTTCTGGTAACGACCCCTTGGAAATTCAGTTTGGGGCAATTTTCCCGAAAGAAACTCGTAACCCTAGCACTAGCCCAGCTCCTTTTGGTAAGGATACTAGACGTATCTTGATTAACCAAGGCCCTGGTATTTATAACCAAGTTAGTAATCCTGGTGCGAGAGGTGTGGCTCCTGGTTCTCTAGGGCCGAAGGTGTTCAAATTAGACCAAATTCCCAGTACTATCGGCAAGAAAGCTGCTAAGGGTGCAAGTGTCAAGTTCTCAGAAAGCTCGACCCAAGCAGTAATTAGAGCTACTTACTTGCAAGTGTTTGGTCGGGATGTTTATGAAGGTCAACGGCTAAAAGTCCAAGAAATCAAGCTGGAAAACGGAGAAATTTCGATTCGGGAGTTTGTTCGGGCTTTAGCTAAGTCGGATCTATTCCGCAAGATGTACTGGACATCGTTGTATGTTTGTAAAGCGATCGAATATATTCACCGTCGCTTGTTGGGTCGTCCTACCTATGGTCGTCAAGAAAATAACAAGTACTTTGATATCGCTGCCAAAAAAGGTTTTTATGCTGTAGTTGATGCCATCATTGATAGCCTTGAGTACACAGAAACCTTCGGTGAAGATACGGTTCCTTACGAACGTTATTTGACTCCGGCTGGTGTGGCCTTGAGACAGTTACGGGTTGGTAGTATTCGAGAAGATGTGGCGAATGTTACCAAGGAAGAAACGCCACGCTTTGTGGAACTGGGTACAGTTACGGAAAATCGTACAGAACCCGATATTGATTTCCGCATCAAGCAAGGTGTTACCAAGCAGCGTGAACAAACTAAAGTTTTCAAACTAGTAGCGGGTAAAAAAGATAAAGCTAGTGTGAAAACTGTAATTAGTGCTGCTTATCGTCAGATATTTGAGCGCGATATTGCACCATACATTGCTCAGAATGAGTTCTCTGCTTGGGAAAGCAAACTGGGTAATGGTGAAATCACGGTGAAGGAATTTGTTGAAGGTCTGGGTTACTCGAATCTTTACCTGAAGGAATTTTACACACCATACCCCAACACCAAAGTAATTGAATTGGGAACCAAGCACTTCTTAGGACGTGCGCCAATTGATCAAGCAGAAATCCGCAAGTATAACCAAATTTTAGCTACCCAAGGGATTAAGGCTTTTATCAATGCTTTGGTAAATAGTGCGGAGTATCGTGAGGTATTTGGGGAAGATACAGTACCTTATCGGCGCTTCCCGACTTTACCGGCGGCGAATTTCCCGAACACAGAACGGTTGTATAACCAACTGACTAAGCAAAATAGTGATGTGGTTATACCCAGCTTTAAGCCCGTACAAGCCCGAATTCAGTCTGACAAGACACCGATTTTGGCGAAGGCGATCGCTGATTCTGCTGCCAAGGCCAGAGAAATTGACAAGACTAAGCCCTTGTTTATTGAACTGGGTCGTTCTTACAACGATGGTCGTGGACAGTCTGTAGAGGTGGGTGTAGGGACAACTCGTCGTAAACCTGCGCGCATTTATCGCGTGACTGATGGTACTAGCCAAGCCGAAAAACAACTGGTAATTAACGCTATTTACCGTCAGGTATTGGATGTATTTAGCGGACAAGTACCCGATTACTACCGCCGCAAAGATTTGGATAGCAAATTGCGGAACGGTGAAATTTCCGTGCGGGAGTTTGTGCGGGAATTGGCTAGTGCGGAAATCTATCGCAAGCGTTTCTACGCACCTTATCCCAACACCAAGGTGATTGAATTCCTATTCCGTCATTTGTTGGGACGTGCGCCTGCTACCCAAGGTGAAATCCGTCAGTACAACAAGCTGTTAGCTGATAGCGGTTTGCGGGCTGCTGTAGACACAATTGTGAGTAGCGCTGAATATAGCCGCTACTTCGGTGAAGATGTGGTTCCTTACCCCCGCTTCCCATCACTACCCGCAGGTAACTACCTGGGTAGCGTACAAGCAGCAGCTGATTTAGTGAAACAATCTTGGTCTAGTTTGTCGCCATCGACGATTACCAGTAGAGCTAGCGATCGCTAA
- a CDS encoding 2-phosphosulfolactate phosphatase: MIYDQSEFDLRCEWGLQGVTQLAPISDVVIIVDVLSFSTCVDVATHNGAIIFPYAMKDESVIDYAKSISAELASHRQRWTTGGYSLSPQSLLEIPVGTRLVLPSPNGSFLTLQTGTTPTLAGCLRNCQAVAEFAQKYGKKVAVIPAGERWRDDGSLRPAVEDLLGAGAILSYLQGSLSPEAEVAVATFQACQQDLLGYLKQCSSGKELIAAGFEGDVAIAAAYNVSDCVPLFRDNAYVNSRFQ; the protein is encoded by the coding sequence ATGATTTACGATCAGTCTGAGTTTGATTTACGCTGTGAGTGGGGTTTGCAAGGAGTTACTCAACTTGCGCCTATCAGTGATGTGGTGATAATTGTCGATGTTCTGTCTTTTTCTACTTGTGTAGACGTTGCAACTCATAACGGTGCAATCATTTTTCCCTACGCGATGAAAGATGAATCAGTTATAGATTATGCCAAGTCAATATCAGCAGAGTTGGCAAGCCATAGACAACGTTGGACAACTGGCGGTTATTCTCTGTCTCCTCAATCTCTGCTGGAGATTCCGGTGGGGACTAGATTAGTTTTACCTTCACCTAATGGTTCTTTTCTCACCTTGCAGACTGGAACTACACCAACTTTGGCTGGTTGCTTGCGAAATTGCCAAGCTGTAGCTGAGTTTGCTCAAAAGTATGGTAAAAAAGTTGCAGTGATTCCAGCAGGGGAAAGGTGGCGAGATGACGGTAGCTTAAGACCTGCGGTTGAGGATTTACTTGGTGCTGGGGCAATTTTAAGTTATCTACAGGGTAGTTTATCACCGGAAGCTGAGGTTGCTGTGGCTACATTCCAGGCTTGCCAGCAAGATTTACTTGGTTATTTGAAACAATGCAGTTCTGGGAAAGAGTTGATTGCCGCAGGATTTGAAGGTGATGTGGCGATCGCCGCCGCTTACAATGTTAGTGATTGCGTGCCTTTATTTAGGGATAATGCTTATGTAAACTCTAGGTTTCAGTGA
- a CDS encoding ATP synthase subunit I, producing MSLSEESIAPTPTTQQDAQSDFEKTKSAQASMEDFYQLYQRLLVITLALTGIIFISVWIVYSLNIALNYLIGACTGVVYLRMLAKDVERLSSEKKQLSKGRFALFIGLIILATQWHELQIVPIFLGFLTYKATLLVYMVQIAFIPDS from the coding sequence GTGAGCTTGTCAGAAGAATCAATTGCACCAACCCCGACAACACAACAAGATGCCCAATCTGATTTTGAGAAAACAAAATCAGCACAGGCTTCTATGGAGGATTTTTATCAACTCTATCAGAGGTTGTTGGTAATCACACTTGCTTTAACGGGGATTATATTTATCTCTGTCTGGATAGTTTATTCACTAAACATTGCTCTGAATTATTTAATTGGAGCGTGTACAGGTGTGGTTTACTTGAGAATGCTGGCTAAAGATGTTGAGAGACTGAGTAGTGAAAAAAAGCAGTTGAGCAAAGGTCGCTTTGCTCTATTTATTGGGTTGATCATATTAGCGACTCAATGGCATGAACTACAGATTGTACCCATATTTTTGGGATTTCTAACTTACAAAGCCACACTCCTCGTCTACATGGTGCAAATTGCGTTCATTCCTGATTCTTAG
- the atpE gene encoding ATP synthase F0 subunit C codes for MDPLVSAASVLAAALAIGLAAIGPGIGQGNAAGQAVEGIARQPEAEGKIRGTLLLTLAFMESLTIYGLVIALVLLFANPFA; via the coding sequence ATGGATCCATTAGTTTCTGCTGCTTCAGTTCTGGCTGCTGCTCTAGCAATTGGTTTAGCGGCAATTGGCCCTGGTATTGGTCAAGGTAACGCTGCTGGTCAAGCAGTAGAAGGTATTGCCCGTCAACCCGAAGCTGAAGGCAAAATTCGCGGTACACTGCTGTTAACACTGGCGTTCATGGAATCCCTGACTATCTACGGTCTGGTTATCGCCTTGGTATTGCTATTCGCTAACCCCTTCGCTTAA
- the atpB gene encoding F0F1 ATP synthase subunit A yields the protein MQMLSVLNAFNSFPLAELEVGHHFYWQLGNLKIHGQVFLTSWFVISILVIASLAATRNAQKIPSGIQNLMEYALEFIRDLAKNQLGEKEYRPWVPFIGTLFLFIFVSNWSGALIPWKLIKLPSGELAAPTNDINTTVALALLTSLAYFYAGFSKKGLGYFKKYIEPTPILLPIAILEDFTKPLSLSFRLFGNILADELVVGVLVLLVPLFIPLPVMALGLFTSAIQALVFATLAGAYIHEALEGHGGEEHEEHH from the coding sequence ATGCAAATGCTTAGTGTCTTAAACGCCTTTAATTCATTTCCCCTCGCCGAATTAGAAGTAGGTCATCATTTCTACTGGCAATTGGGAAACCTCAAAATTCATGGGCAAGTTTTTCTTACCTCATGGTTTGTAATTAGCATTCTAGTAATAGCTTCCCTAGCTGCTACTCGCAACGCCCAAAAGATTCCCAGTGGCATCCAGAATTTGATGGAATATGCCCTAGAATTTATTCGGGATCTAGCAAAAAATCAGCTTGGTGAGAAAGAGTACCGCCCTTGGGTGCCATTTATCGGCACACTGTTTTTGTTTATTTTCGTATCGAACTGGTCGGGAGCATTAATTCCTTGGAAGCTAATCAAATTGCCATCAGGTGAATTGGCAGCTCCCACCAATGACATCAATACGACAGTAGCATTGGCACTGCTGACCTCTTTAGCGTACTTTTACGCGGGTTTTAGCAAGAAGGGTTTAGGCTACTTTAAAAAATACATCGAGCCAACGCCGATTTTATTGCCGATCGCCATTCTCGAAGATTTCACCAAGCCCCTCTCCCTAAGCTTCCGTCTTTTTGGGAATATATTAGCGGATGAATTAGTCGTAGGGGTATTAGTGCTGCTAGTTCCTCTATTTATACCTCTGCCCGTCATGGCCTTGGGTTTATTTACCAGCGCAATTCAAGCTTTGGTATTTGCTACCCTAGCTGGGGCATACATTCATGAGGCATTAGAGGGACACGGCGGGGAAGAGCATGAGGAGCATCATTAA
- a CDS encoding DUF433 domain-containing protein → MRQRNNPVVRGLRITVYEVLEYLASEMTKAEILDDFPDLTREDLKACIAYAANCERQFMTAPLSAGNYSLMKTCH, encoded by the coding sequence TTGAGGCAGCGTAACAATCCCGTTGTCCGTGGATTGAGGATTACGGTTTATGAAGTGCTTGAGTACCTAGCTTCCGAGATGACCAAAGCAGAAATTCTCGACGATTTTCCTGATCTAACACGAGAAGATTTAAAAGCCTGTATTGCTTATGCTGCCAACTGTGAGCGTCAGTTTATGACTGCTCCATTATCCGCAGGAAATTACTCTTTGATGAAAACTTGTCACTGA
- a CDS encoding VWA domain-containing protein codes for MSIGLPEFVENPENRCPVVLLLDTSSSMSGQPIQELNRGLAAFKEDVLKDAQASLSIEVAIVTFGSVVRLIQDFVTIDQFTASRLEADGVTPMGEAIEYALDLLENRKQTYKNNGILYYRPWVFLITDGAPTDFWQGAAQRVREAEERSRLSFFTVAVQGADMNKLRQIAPPQRPPMMLNGLDFRSLFVWLSTSMKRVSSGKVGEAVALPPVGWGQITT; via the coding sequence ATGTCGATAGGACTGCCTGAATTTGTAGAAAACCCAGAAAATCGTTGTCCGGTTGTTCTTCTACTTGATACCTCTAGTTCTATGTCAGGTCAGCCAATACAAGAGTTAAATCGAGGGTTGGCGGCTTTTAAGGAGGATGTGCTGAAAGATGCTCAAGCCTCTCTTAGTATTGAAGTTGCTATTGTTACTTTTGGCTCAGTGGTGCGACTGATACAAGATTTTGTAACTATAGATCAGTTTACAGCGTCCAGGCTAGAAGCAGATGGTGTAACACCAATGGGTGAAGCGATAGAGTATGCTTTAGATTTGTTGGAAAATAGAAAACAGACTTATAAAAATAACGGTATTCTCTACTATCGTCCTTGGGTATTTTTAATTACTGATGGTGCGCCGACAGATTTTTGGCAAGGTGCAGCGCAAAGGGTGAGGGAAGCCGAAGAACGTAGTAGATTGTCATTTTTTACTGTAGCTGTTCAAGGTGCGGATATGAACAAGCTTAGACAAATTGCACCTCCTCAACGTCCACCGATGATGTTGAATGGTTTAGATTTTCGTTCTTTATTTGTTTGGCTTTCTACGTCCATGAAACGGGTTTCTAGTGGCAAAGTAGGCGAGGCTGTAGCATTACCGCCTGTGGGATGGGGTCAAATTACTACCTAG
- a CDS encoding Imm30 family immunity protein, with amino-acid sequence MNQTELIAILEDNHLMQTESQTKQFENALAQIAANSDEQYLSEYHLILDDKCQQSEVMFSLIHFLESFDVEKQIAAFINIVPQLMINAPEWARIIHNRILNDELACRTYQKFLHSANSETPHFIYFLLEASLLNHLKNQEDVLSELKIR; translated from the coding sequence ATGAATCAAACTGAGTTAATAGCCATCTTAGAAGATAATCACTTAATGCAAACAGAATCACAAACTAAGCAATTTGAAAATGCTTTAGCTCAAATAGCTGCGAATTCTGATGAGCAGTATTTATCTGAATATCATTTAATTTTAGATGATAAATGCCAACAGTCAGAAGTTATGTTTAGCTTAATTCATTTTCTCGAATCTTTTGATGTTGAAAAACAAATTGCTGCCTTTATTAACATTGTTCCTCAATTAATGATTAATGCGCCTGAATGGGCGAGAATTATTCACAATCGAATTTTAAATGATGAATTAGCTTGCCGCACATACCAAAAATTTTTACACTCAGCAAATTCAGAAACACCTCATTTTATTTACTTTCTATTAGAAGCAAGTCTGCTCAATCATCTAAAAAATCAGGAAGATGTTTTAAGTGAATTAAAAATCCGTTGA
- a CDS encoding XisI protein translates to MERINYSKIIQDVLSNHSANDLNNFTEIQLLFDTERHHYQVLNIGWRDNKRIYGVIIHVDIKNEKICIQRDGTEIGVANELIAAGVPKEDIILGFHAPYKRQFTGFAVE, encoded by the coding sequence ATGGAAAGAATAAACTATTCTAAAATTATTCAAGATGTCTTAAGCAATCATTCCGCTAATGACTTGAACAATTTTACAGAAATACAACTTTTATTTGACACAGAACGCCATCATTACCAAGTTTTGAATATCGGTTGGAGAGATAATAAAAGAATTTACGGAGTTATTATTCACGTTGATATAAAGAATGAGAAAATTTGCATACAAAGAGATGGTACAGAAATTGGTGTTGCTAATGAGTTAATTGCTGCTGGTGTACCAAAAGAAGATATTATCTTAGGATTTCACGCGCCTTATAAACGTCAATTTACAGGCTTTGCTGTCGAATAA
- a CDS encoding type II toxin-antitoxin system VapC family toxin, translating to MSQLYILDTDHVTLLQNSHPVLIQHIRQKRPESIAVTVITLEEKIKGWLKAVNNSNNEPFKVNSKLVWAYKGLTDEIEFFKNIQILHFDKNTYEKYQILVLQKLKHIGTQDLRIAAITLSVNGILVTRNHRDFKKVPNLRLEDWTIF from the coding sequence GTGAGTCAACTATATATTTTAGATACCGATCATGTAACGCTTTTACAAAATTCTCATCCTGTATTAATCCAGCACATAAGACAAAAACGCCCTGAAAGTATAGCTGTCACTGTGATTACATTGGAGGAGAAAATTAAAGGATGGCTCAAAGCAGTCAACAATAGCAATAATGAACCCTTTAAAGTTAACAGCAAATTAGTATGGGCTTATAAAGGTTTAACAGATGAAATAGAGTTTTTTAAGAATATTCAAATATTGCATTTTGATAAGAATACTTATGAAAAATATCAAATTTTAGTTCTTCAAAAGCTTAAACATATCGGTACACAAGATTTACGTATTGCAGCAATTACGCTGTCAGTGAATGGGATTTTAGTAACCCGCAACCACAGGGATTTTAAAAAAGTCCCTAATTTACGTTTAGAAGATTGGACTATATTTTAA
- a CDS encoding XisH family protein, giving the protein MSAKDIFHQSVRTALEKDGWTITHDPLHLKVDDIEFFIDLGAERLLAAQKEGQRIAVEIKSFIGASEVTEFHLALGQTLNYRLALKKEDPERILYLAISEDTYQNFFSRQFIQDSLKEYQIKLLIFAISTLEVVLWKE; this is encoded by the coding sequence ATGTCAGCTAAAGATATCTTTCATCAATCTGTCCGTACAGCTTTAGAAAAGGATGGTTGGACTATTACTCATGATCCGCTACATCTTAAAGTTGATGACATTGAATTTTTTATAGATTTAGGTGCAGAAAGACTCTTAGCAGCACAAAAAGAAGGGCAAAGAATAGCTGTAGAAATTAAATCCTTTATAGGCGCATCTGAAGTTACTGAGTTTCATCTAGCCTTGGGTCAGACTCTTAATTATCGACTAGCATTGAAAAAAGAAGACCCTGAACGTATTTTATATTTAGCTATTAGCGAAGATACATATCAAAACTTCTTCTCTCGCCAGTTTATACAAGACTCCTTAAAAGAATATCAAATTAAACTTTTAATTTTTGCCATCTCAACTCTGGAGGTTGTTCTATGGAAAGAATAA
- a CDS encoding bifunctional 2-polyprenyl-6-hydroxyphenol methylase/3-demethylubiquinol 3-O-methyltransferase UbiG, with translation MSDPQTVSSAVAKLYDTYPFPPEPILDEPPPGYNWRWNWLAAYNFCTGRKPPKQDIRILDAGCGSGVGTEYLVHLNPQASVVGIDLSSGTLAIAKERCQRSGANRVEFHHLSLYDVEQLPGEFDLINCVGVLHHLPDPIRGIQALAKKLAPGGLMHIFVYGELGRWEIQLMQKAIALLQNEKRGDYRDGVKVGRQLFASLPENNRIVKRDKELWSLENHRDECFADMYVHPQEIDYNIDTLFELIDASGLEFIGFSNPGFWQIDRLLGKAPELRERAEALSDRQRYRLIELLDPEVTHYEFFLGRPPITKAYWSEDHTLLTAIPELNPCIEGFPSQCVFDYNYQIVNLSTAEFEFLQQCHGNSTVAEIVNTVQLGLDEVRKLIQQQLIILTPA, from the coding sequence ATGTCCGACCCCCAAACCGTTAGTAGTGCTGTTGCTAAACTCTACGATACTTATCCTTTTCCTCCAGAACCCATACTTGATGAACCGCCACCCGGTTACAATTGGCGTTGGAATTGGTTAGCAGCTTACAATTTTTGCACTGGTAGGAAACCACCCAAGCAAGATATCCGCATTTTAGATGCGGGGTGTGGTTCAGGTGTAGGGACAGAATATTTGGTACATCTTAATCCCCAAGCTTCGGTAGTGGGAATTGACTTAAGTTCGGGGACTTTAGCCATCGCCAAAGAACGTTGTCAGCGTTCTGGGGCTAACCGGGTTGAGTTTCATCACCTGAGTTTGTATGATGTGGAACAATTACCGGGTGAATTTGATTTAATCAATTGTGTGGGTGTGTTGCATCATTTACCAGACCCCATACGCGGTATTCAAGCTTTAGCGAAAAAGTTAGCGCCTGGTGGCTTAATGCACATTTTTGTGTATGGGGAATTAGGACGCTGGGAAATTCAACTGATGCAAAAAGCGATCGCTCTCCTGCAAAATGAGAAACGAGGCGACTACCGCGATGGTGTCAAAGTTGGTCGGCAATTATTTGCTTCATTACCAGAAAATAACCGCATTGTCAAACGAGACAAAGAGCTTTGGTCATTAGAAAATCACAGGGATGAATGTTTTGCTGATATGTATGTTCATCCCCAGGAGATTGACTACAACATTGACACCCTGTTTGAATTAATTGATGCGTCGGGGTTAGAGTTTATTGGTTTTTCCAATCCAGGATTTTGGCAGATAGATCGACTGTTAGGTAAAGCACCAGAGTTAAGAGAACGAGCTGAAGCATTGAGCGATCGCCAACGTTATCGTTTAATAGAACTACTAGACCCAGAAGTTACCCATTACGAATTTTTCCTCGGTCGTCCACCCATCACTAAAGCCTACTGGTCAGAAGATCATACTTTACTCACAGCAATCCCTGAACTTAATCCTTGTATTGAAGGATTTCCCAGTCAATGCGTATTTGATTACAACTACCAGATTGTCAACTTGTCCACAGCCGAGTTTGAGTTTTTACAACAATGTCATGGTAATTCTACGGTGGCTGAGATTGTCAATACTGTGCAACTAGGTTTAGATGAAGTCAGAAAACTAATTCAACAACAGCTAATAATCTTGACACCAGCCTAA
- a CDS encoding NIPSNAP family protein, with translation MITCYLRYVIDPDKVSDFEAYGQMWIPLVKKFGGKHHGYFLPHEGANNVAVALFSFPSLATYEKYRIDSQQDPACQEAYEFARRTKCIFSYERSFMRPVLGDVTSS, from the coding sequence ATGATTACTTGCTACCTACGCTACGTCATCGATCCAGATAAGGTTTCGGATTTTGAAGCATATGGGCAAATGTGGATTCCGTTAGTAAAAAAGTTTGGTGGAAAGCATCACGGGTACTTTCTTCCGCATGAAGGTGCTAATAATGTTGCCGTAGCTCTGTTCAGTTTTCCCAGCCTTGCAACCTACGAAAAATACCGGATAGATTCCCAGCAAGATCCTGCTTGTCAAGAAGCATACGAATTTGCACGTCGAACAAAGTGCATTTTTAGTTATGAGCGATCGTTCATGCGCCCAGTTTTAGGTGATGTTACTAGTAGTTGA
- a CDS encoding Uma2 family endonuclease — MEVQTRIHTYTPEEYLELEEKALYKSEYRDGEIIPMTGGTGNHNKITLAIAAILLYAMRRKNNEVFMGDMRLWIPQFKEYTYPDVIVTDGKASYTGINNTTITNPLLIVEVLSKFTKNYDQGDKFTFYRSIPQFKEYVLVEQNQYQVMHYSKTNEAEWIFREYKSENDIVKLQHLDFEITLVDIYQDVNFEEKE; from the coding sequence ATGGAAGTACAAACTCGCATACATACTTACACCCCTGAAGAATATTTAGAATTAGAGGAAAAAGCACTTTATAAAAGCGAATATCGGGATGGAGAGATAATTCCTATGACTGGCGGAACTGGTAATCATAATAAAATCACACTAGCGATCGCTGCGATTTTACTATATGCCATGAGACGCAAAAACAACGAAGTTTTTATGGGAGATATGCGTTTATGGATTCCACAATTTAAAGAATATACTTATCCTGACGTGATTGTAACTGATGGTAAGGCTAGTTATACAGGTATAAATAACACTACTATTACAAATCCTTTGTTAATTGTTGAGGTTTTATCTAAGTTTACAAAAAATTATGATCAAGGTGATAAGTTTACTTTTTATCGTTCTATTCCCCAGTTTAAAGAATATGTTTTAGTGGAACAAAATCAATATCAGGTAATGCACTATAGCAAAACTAATGAGGCAGAATGGATTTTTAGAGAATATAAATCTGAAAATGATATTGTCAAATTACAACATCTTGATTTTGAAATTACTTTAGTTGATATTTATCAAGATGTTAATTTTGAAGAAAAAGAATAA